The genomic stretch CTGACGCTGACGCTCTGAACGAGAACGAAGACCGCGAACCAGCAGGATGGCCACAGGACTGGGAAGAAGGTGAGCCGATGCCCGACCCTGAGTGTCACCCGGATTTCATCGAAGTAGAAAGCTGGGCTCTCTACGAAGAATTCCGGGCCTGCTGGGAGGGCTCAGAGACCAGCACTGCCGTGCGCGAACCCGACATGACAGACCAAGACACATACGAGATCTTATGGAGTCAGTCCCAGGATCGAGCGGAGTGGGAGATGCCTAGTGGCGAAGGCGCCCCTTTCGAGGGGGCTAGCGAGGAATGCATCGCGCTCTATGAGGACGGTCAGGACAGTAACGACATTTGATCGTAGACCCGTGAGACTCAAGTTCGCGGGGCGCTGATGGTGGCATCCAGTGTCCTTGCCCGTGAGAAAGGCCGCAACGACTTACCCGCACGGAGAGGATCCCTCAGCGTGCACTCCAGTGTGTCCATTGGGTCAGACGAGCCGGTAGCTCACCATGGCAACCCCTCAGCGGAGGCGAATACGACCGAGGAGATAACCGCAAAGAGCAACATGGTGACACCCATTAGCGGACCGACAATCCGGCTAGTCGACCATCGCGAGCCCCTCATAGGCTTTACAACAGCCGACAATGCTGCGGCTTGAACGACACCGAGAACGATCAGCGACATGTCATTGAGCAGGAACGCTAGTGGAATGAAGTGCCCAGCAACTACTAACGCGACCCACCATGAAGCCCACCGACCCCTCCCGCTTCGCTGAAGGTACAGGCTGCCTAGAGTAGCTGCCACAACTTCGACGAGAACAAGCAGGCCAAACCACTCGTACCGTCCCTCCAACGCACTACCATGCGTCCAACGAACAGCCATGGCGTACCCAAAGACCCCGGCGAAGGCGAGGCCTACTACTGAACCGATGCCAAGTCGCCACCTCCAACGAGATGGCGGATCCTCCTGTGACCATCCGAACCATGCAACTGCCATAAGACCAAACCACGCGATCGTGAACGCATGATCCCGCACGAAGTCCGTCAGCAAGATACCCACTCTTTCTTCATGATTTCGGTACTGAAGCCATGTGCGTTGGTTGAAATCTTAAAATAAGCATAATCGAGTCACAACCAAATAAGGCTGGTTCGGTCTGTGGTGATCTACTGCCCGGTGGCAGATCGCTCACCGGGCACTCCCCACCCCAAAACCAGCCCATTCAAGTGACTCGTCAAAAAGAATGGCCTATTTCTCGCAGAGATACCTGTCGGTGCATGCCTCGTCGACATTTGGCTGCAGAGCCAGGCATAGAGGTGAGGCTCCACGGAAGCCGCTACTCTCTGGTGGCGTAGATGCGGAACCTGCGCTGGGTAACAACTATCGGCGCCGATGCGCTCAGTTCGCGAAGTCGCGAGGCGTGGGCTCGGACGTCGAAGTCAGGAGCATCCCAGGGGACCAATCCGACGTAGGTAACTAATGCGGCGGCATTGGAGAACTCCATCGTGCCTGCCCACTCATCTACCTGGTCGATCCGCAGTCCCGCGTCACGGAGCGCCTGTGTGTGAACCTCAGCTGTCACGTCGGGGGTGAAGTATTCACCCCCAAACCACTCGTGGATCTCGGGAGCGTCGAGGCCGTGCACCTGCTGACTCAAGAGCTTGCCTCCGGGGGCGAGGACGCGAGCAACCTCGGCAGCGTCGTAGCTCTCGTGACGAGCCATCACCAGGTCCAGGCTCCGGCTGGGCAGGTCCAGGGGCGCTCCGGTATCGGAGTCATACTCCAGGACAGCGACGTTCTGAGTTGCGAGGCGTGTTCGCGCGACGGGGGCATTCGCCGGCCACCCCTCGGTCGCGATCACCCGAGACAGCGGAACGGATTCTTCTGAAAGCGACTCCAAGAGTCTCGAGAGTCGTTCCCCGCCGCCGGTGCCGAGATCGAGAGCACCGATGCACGCGTTCTGCAGAGCGTGGAGGCAGTCGGCTTCATAGTCCCACCAGGGGGCATCAGCAATCAGATCGCCGTCCAGCCTCGAGAAGTCCCAGCCGACCATTCGCGCCTGGGCATGGGTGGCTTCAAGGTGCTCGAGGAAGTCTTCTTCGGATCCTCTCTGGCTCTCGTTGCCACGCTCGAAAGATGTCCGAATCTGGGGCTGCTCCTGAGGGTCCATAGTGAGAGTCTGGCACCGCGCCGGCTGATCTCGATACTCTCCGCCATGCGACACGAATGGTCGGCTAGGTATCGGTTGTCCATGAACGACCGTCAAAGGGACAAAGCTGTGCCCGCAAGCCAATCGGTTTACGGGCCTTTAGTCGGGCAAGGTATACGGGCACTGAGTCCCCCACACTTGCGCCACGTATCCGCTTAGGGGCCAGGGCCTCCAAGCGAGGACCGGACCAGCACAACCGGGAACGCCAGCCCGGAAGGACTTCAAAAGCCCTACTGATAACCACTCGGCACCTGTTCGGCTGATCCAGAAGGCGCTTGGGCTGTCAGCTCCAGTCCCGACTGCATAAATTTGCTCCCACACTGGTCGTTACCTCAACGTGACATTTGTTATCGATCTGTTATAACGTCGTAGTCGTGCCTGCGACCGATGTCCGAAGTCGCAGCCCCTCCGTCAGACCTCCTCCTGCCGCTGACCGGAGCCGTTCCACGAAAATTACCGCACGGCAGGGTGTGGGGCATCGCGGTCGATCAGGACCTGAAGAACGTGAGCTTCCCGGCTCGCACTTCACGTAGGCGGCCCCACAACTACAGGGAGAGGTTTCCAGAGAAGTGACAGACATGACTTTCGTCTCGCGCCGTGACCGGCGCCGCCAGGCCAAGCCGTCATTGGCACAGGCCGTGGCATCCAACGCCGGCACCGTCGGACGAGGCGCGGCAGCTGCCGTCGCCGCATCCGGCCTCGTGATCTCCTCCGGAGTCGCGGCGAACGCCGGCACCGATATCCAGACCCCCGAAGGCTCCACCTTGGACATCAACACCGCCGACTTCGGCGTGGAGCGCGCCAGCACCACCTCCTCGGTGGCAGTGACCG from Nesterenkonia sandarakina encodes the following:
- a CDS encoding class I SAM-dependent methyltransferase; protein product: MDPQEQPQIRTSFERGNESQRGSEEDFLEHLEATHAQARMVGWDFSRLDGDLIADAPWWDYEADCLHALQNACIGALDLGTGGGERLSRLLESLSEESVPLSRVIATEGWPANAPVARTRLATQNVAVLEYDSDTGAPLDLPSRSLDLVMARHESYDAAEVARVLAPGGKLLSQQVHGLDAPEIHEWFGGEYFTPDVTAEVHTQALRDAGLRIDQVDEWAGTMEFSNAAALVTYVGLVPWDAPDFDVRAHASRLRELSASAPIVVTQRRFRIYATRE